The Polynucleobacter sp. TSB-Sco08W16 genome includes a region encoding these proteins:
- a CDS encoding energy transducer TonB, with the protein MALKKMLVQIKSEQFPFSEKLGRAWAHFQNAWRRYPLRLALLVSLIIHILFLSFRWGMGEIQNRRLNTPLSVVLVNASNKTPPKQANKLAQADLQGGGKTENQDATALHRARLGAEARLEVLEKQQKQMLAKLDEQRAKSGGRKSGDDQRIAPQLNSLEAELAKRLQANGREPRRKVLTGANTKAVSFAHYFDAMRQKIEAYGSAFFPRANGRPLYGSLVIVVSVDAQGRITTNAQGKEGVSIGRSSGNPELDRQALAIVRASAPFGPFPSEMRNQIDVLDWISTFEFTREGNDRLELKH; encoded by the coding sequence ATGGCGTTGAAGAAAATGTTGGTCCAGATTAAGTCTGAACAGTTCCCCTTCTCTGAGAAGCTAGGTCGAGCATGGGCTCACTTCCAAAATGCTTGGCGCCGTTACCCTCTTCGACTGGCACTTCTTGTATCTCTCATCATTCATATCCTCTTCTTATCGTTTCGCTGGGGTATGGGTGAAATTCAGAATCGCCGTTTAAATACGCCATTAAGTGTGGTTTTGGTTAATGCCAGTAATAAGACGCCCCCTAAGCAAGCTAATAAATTGGCACAGGCGGATTTACAGGGTGGAGGAAAAACCGAAAATCAAGATGCAACAGCGTTACATCGAGCAAGACTAGGAGCTGAGGCCCGTCTAGAGGTCTTGGAAAAACAGCAGAAGCAAATGTTGGCCAAGTTAGACGAGCAACGTGCGAAGTCTGGAGGACGCAAGAGCGGGGATGATCAACGAATTGCTCCTCAACTCAATTCGTTGGAAGCAGAGCTAGCAAAGCGTTTACAGGCTAATGGTCGTGAGCCGCGTCGCAAGGTTCTCACTGGCGCTAATACAAAGGCGGTCTCATTTGCCCATTATTTCGATGCGATGCGCCAAAAAATCGAGGCATATGGGAGCGCTTTTTTCCCGCGTGCTAATGGCAGGCCCTTATATGGCAGCTTGGTGATTGTGGTGAGTGTTGATGCGCAGGGGCGGATCACTACTAATGCGCAAGGAAAAGAGGGCGTTTCAATAGGGCGCAGCTCTGGCAATCCAGAGCTAGATCGACAGGCATTAGCCATCGTTCGTGCATCTGCCCCCTTTGGCCCCTTCCCTTCAGAAATGCGCAATCAAATCGATGTGCTAGATTGGATTTCTACCTTTGAATTCACCCGAGAGGGCAATGATCGTTTGGAATTAAAGCATTGA
- the aroE gene encoding shikimate dehydrogenase: MSSNTSTDLHTDPSLYSGLDVYAVAGNPIAHSKSPVIHARFAEQAKQAMYYGRLQADLDGFARAAKTFFAAGGKGMNVTVPFKLDAQALADELTPRARLAGAVNTLWIEGGKIYGDNTDGAGLVRDLLAQGIVIHEARILLLGAGGAARGVMGPLLEQSPKCLVIANRSSAKAVELVKLFANQAAVQEVALESRALADLEDAAKTPYPFDLVINATAAGLSDESPLSASAVANIFTPSSFAYDMVYGKTTAFMQQALQRGARISDGLGMLVEQAADAFLLWRGAELGALIDPRAVLAKLRS; the protein is encoded by the coding sequence ATGAGCTCAAATACATCTACCGATCTGCACACTGACCCAAGTCTTTACTCGGGCCTTGACGTCTATGCAGTTGCTGGTAATCCGATAGCTCATAGCAAGTCACCCGTTATTCATGCAAGGTTTGCCGAGCAAGCAAAGCAGGCTATGTATTACGGCCGTTTACAAGCAGACCTGGATGGTTTTGCTAGGGCAGCCAAAACCTTTTTTGCAGCAGGCGGCAAGGGTATGAATGTCACGGTGCCATTTAAGTTAGATGCTCAAGCGCTTGCGGATGAGTTGACGCCGCGCGCTCGATTGGCGGGTGCGGTTAATACACTCTGGATTGAGGGCGGCAAAATCTATGGTGACAATACCGATGGCGCTGGTTTAGTGCGAGATCTCTTAGCTCAGGGCATAGTGATTCACGAGGCGCGTATCTTGCTTTTAGGCGCTGGAGGTGCTGCACGTGGAGTGATGGGGCCTTTGCTAGAACAATCACCTAAGTGCCTGGTGATTGCCAATCGTTCGAGCGCAAAAGCAGTAGAGCTCGTGAAATTATTTGCTAACCAAGCCGCTGTTCAAGAGGTTGCCTTGGAATCCCGAGCCTTGGCTGATCTTGAGGATGCTGCAAAAACACCTTATCCATTTGATTTGGTAATTAATGCAACTGCTGCTGGCCTATCCGATGAGTCACCATTAAGCGCTTCTGCGGTAGCGAACATCTTTACCCCTAGCTCATTCGCTTATGACATGGTCTACGGAAAAACTACTGCTTTTATGCAACAAGCCTTACAGCGTGGGGCTCGCATTAGCGATGGCCTAGGAATGTTGGTTGAGCAAGCTGCTGATGCATTCTTGCTATGGCGTGGGGCCGAGCTTGGGGCGCTGATCGATCCGCGCGCCGTACTGGCAAAACTGCGCAGCTAA
- the mtgA gene encoding monofunctional biosynthetic peptidoglycan transglycosylase translates to MRWITYIVKCLFCGLVAMQLYFAVQIALWTSLDPSSTAFQRAERWRLCSWHWSCQVHSEWTAYNKISNNLKRAVLVSEDDIFFQHKGVRVEDMEKAWQKNQEKKHAGGKAKTALRGGSTITQQLAKNLFLSSEQNYFRKGQELVITGLLELILPKQRLFEIYLNSVEWGEGVFGIGAAAAHYYATTPGALDVDQAAALASALPAPKCFDKAQYCRRGSINYAARQEFILENMSRVALAPVASPKNPK, encoded by the coding sequence ATGCGCTGGATTACTTACATAGTCAAATGCCTATTCTGTGGCCTAGTGGCTATGCAGCTTTATTTTGCGGTACAGATAGCTTTGTGGACCAGCTTAGACCCTAGCAGTACAGCATTTCAAAGGGCAGAGCGTTGGCGTTTATGCAGTTGGCATTGGTCGTGCCAGGTTCATTCTGAATGGACGGCCTACAACAAGATTTCGAATAATCTCAAGCGTGCAGTTTTGGTTAGTGAGGACGATATCTTTTTTCAGCACAAAGGTGTGCGTGTAGAAGATATGGAAAAGGCCTGGCAAAAAAATCAAGAGAAAAAGCATGCTGGTGGAAAAGCAAAAACAGCACTGCGCGGTGGATCAACCATCACTCAGCAGCTCGCTAAGAATTTGTTTTTATCCTCAGAGCAAAATTATTTCCGTAAAGGACAAGAACTTGTCATTACTGGTCTTCTGGAACTTATCCTTCCAAAGCAAAGATTATTTGAAATCTATCTGAACTCAGTAGAGTGGGGAGAGGGAGTGTTCGGCATTGGGGCCGCCGCTGCGCATTATTACGCTACTACTCCAGGGGCGTTAGATGTGGATCAGGCCGCCGCTTTAGCTTCAGCGTTGCCGGCACCCAAATGCTTTGATAAGGCGCAATATTGCCGTAGGGGGAGCATCAACTACGCTGCCCGCCAAGAATTTATTCTGGAAAATATGAGTCGAGTTGCATTGGCGCCCGTGGCCTCTCCCAAGAACCCCAAGTAG
- the pyrF gene encoding orotidine-5'-phosphate decarboxylase, whose product MNSRSNTFTQQLQSAWASQGSMLCVGFDPDPKRLPPDLQGKPEGIFEFCRDIADATADLVCAFKPQFAYFASQRAEAQLEKLIRHLKDKYPHIPVILDSKRGDIGSTADHYALEAFERYGADAITVNPYMGFDTIEPYLKHTGKGVIVLCRTSNPGGSDLQFLNVSPSGEPLYLHVAKLAATQWNNSGQISLVVGATFPEEIAKVRAIVGEMPLLIPGIGAQGGDIKATVNAGSIASKPGAGMIINSSRAILYASSGNDFAQAARKVAQTTRDALRAATED is encoded by the coding sequence ATGAACTCTCGCTCAAATACCTTTACCCAGCAACTCCAGTCTGCATGGGCTTCCCAAGGCAGCATGCTGTGTGTTGGTTTTGACCCCGATCCCAAGCGCTTACCCCCAGACCTCCAAGGAAAGCCTGAAGGGATCTTTGAGTTTTGTCGCGATATCGCTGATGCCACTGCGGATTTAGTGTGCGCCTTTAAGCCTCAATTTGCCTACTTTGCCTCACAAAGGGCCGAGGCTCAACTTGAAAAGCTCATTCGCCACCTCAAAGACAAATACCCCCATATCCCAGTCATCTTAGATTCTAAGCGCGGGGATATCGGTAGCACCGCAGACCACTATGCCCTTGAGGCTTTTGAGCGCTATGGTGCTGATGCAATAACCGTGAACCCATATATGGGCTTTGACACCATTGAACCCTACCTTAAGCACACTGGCAAGGGCGTCATCGTGCTGTGTCGCACCTCCAACCCAGGGGGATCAGATTTACAGTTCTTAAATGTCTCACCAAGTGGTGAACCTTTGTATTTGCATGTAGCCAAACTCGCAGCTACTCAATGGAATAACTCAGGGCAAATTAGTCTTGTAGTAGGCGCAACCTTCCCAGAGGAGATCGCCAAGGTACGTGCCATTGTTGGTGAGATGCCCCTCCTCATTCCGGGCATTGGAGCTCAAGGCGGCGATATTAAGGCTACTGTCAATGCGGGTAGTATTGCCAGCAAACCAGGAGCCGGCATGATCATTAACTCCTCTAGGGCTATTTTGTATGCGAGCTCTGGAAATGATTTTGCACAAGCCGCCAGAAAAGTTGCACAAACGACACGCGACGCCTTAAGAGCCGCCACTGAAGACTAA
- the corA gene encoding magnesium/cobalt transporter CorA encodes MINLFVLQNGRLSQEQVEDRNELLQYANPIWIDVVDPEEEELVWIKEAFGVLLPELDDLGDLEASARYFEADDGHLHIRTDFLLDEEETSRNVRVAFVLTKQVLFSIHDEDLPVFRLVRLRARLRPGSVSNAKDVLLDLYSTDAEYSADALEEVYENLEQAGKRVLSDSINDADAAEVLETIAKEEDTNGRIRRNVMDTRRALSFLMRSKLLSDEQQEEARQILRDIDSLENHTAFLFDKINFLMDATVGFINLNQSKIIKIFSVVSVALMPPTLLASIWGMNYKHMPELDATWGYPMAIVAMVISAIIPLWYFHHKGWMK; translated from the coding sequence ATGATCAACTTGTTCGTCCTGCAAAATGGCCGCCTCTCTCAAGAGCAAGTAGAAGATCGCAATGAATTATTGCAATACGCTAATCCTATCTGGATTGACGTAGTTGATCCAGAGGAGGAAGAGCTCGTTTGGATTAAAGAGGCTTTTGGCGTGCTTTTGCCTGAGTTGGATGATTTGGGTGACTTAGAGGCTTCCGCTCGTTATTTTGAGGCCGATGATGGCCACCTTCATATTCGTACTGACTTTTTGCTGGACGAAGAAGAGACCTCTCGCAACGTGCGAGTTGCGTTCGTTCTCACTAAGCAGGTCCTGTTCTCAATTCATGACGAAGATTTGCCGGTATTCCGTTTGGTCCGTTTACGTGCGCGCTTGCGCCCTGGATCAGTCAGCAATGCAAAAGATGTGTTGCTAGATTTGTATTCAACCGATGCCGAGTATTCCGCCGATGCTTTGGAAGAGGTTTATGAAAACCTTGAGCAAGCTGGAAAACGAGTGCTTTCTGACAGCATCAATGATGCTGATGCTGCTGAGGTTTTAGAAACCATTGCCAAAGAAGAAGATACCAATGGACGCATTCGTCGTAACGTGATGGATACCCGTAGAGCCTTGTCCTTCTTAATGCGTAGCAAGTTACTTTCTGATGAGCAGCAAGAGGAAGCGCGCCAAATTTTGCGCGATATTGACTCTTTGGAGAACCATACTGCTTTCTTATTCGATAAGATCAACTTCTTGATGGATGCGACCGTTGGTTTCATTAACTTGAACCAATCCAAAATTATTAAGATCTTCTCGGTGGTATCGGTTGCCTTGATGCCACCAACATTGCTAGCGAGTATCTGGGGCATGAACTACAAGCATATGCCTGAGTTAGATGCTACTTGGGGTTATCCAATGGCCATTGTTGCCATGGTTATTTCCGCCATCATTCCACTGTGGTATTTCCATCACAAAGGATGGATGAAGTAA
- a CDS encoding CinA family protein, with product MNSLDTVKTLAEILRSRNWKMAAAESCTGGLVCATLTALAGSSDWFERGYITYSNEAKAECLGVSVDLIEDHGAVSEQVAHAMAEGAQLQAGTNVAISITGIAGPSGGSEEKPVGTVCFAWAIRSDAGENRVLTKTMHFDGDRQSIRQQAGDYVLSELAKLLEN from the coding sequence ATGAATTCACTTGATACCGTTAAAACCTTAGCAGAAATCTTGCGGTCCAGAAACTGGAAGATGGCTGCCGCTGAATCCTGTACGGGAGGTTTGGTCTGTGCCACCCTGACTGCTTTAGCCGGCTCAAGCGATTGGTTCGAGCGAGGCTATATCACCTATAGCAATGAAGCTAAAGCAGAGTGTCTGGGGGTGTCAGTAGATCTAATTGAGGATCATGGAGCGGTCAGCGAGCAAGTTGCCCATGCAATGGCTGAGGGTGCGCAACTCCAAGCGGGTACAAATGTTGCAATTTCGATCACTGGTATTGCAGGACCGAGTGGCGGCTCAGAAGAAAAACCTGTTGGGACAGTGTGCTTTGCTTGGGCGATTCGGAGCGACGCTGGTGAAAACAGAGTGCTGACAAAAACAATGCACTTTGATGGCGACCGCCAATCCATTCGTCAACAGGCTGGTGATTACGTTCTCAGCGAATTAGCAAAACTGCTCGAGAACTAG
- a CDS encoding phosphatidylglycerophosphatase A yields MNQPSKPEVQPSGQWMLQSAPRTLAFGFGSGLSPFAPGTAGTLWAWAAFLIAENFLTLSAFLWIIGGGMLLGCWICGHVSEELGKKDFGGIVWDEMVAFWLVLILITPSSIWVQMIAFVLFRFFDAAKPGPIGVIDRHFKHLENSDAPSSTMQLLWRGFGIMVDDLAAALFTLLLIALMQVLALYMGWI; encoded by the coding sequence ATGAATCAGCCCAGTAAGCCAGAAGTTCAACCTAGCGGCCAATGGATGCTTCAAAGTGCTCCCCGCACCTTAGCCTTTGGCTTTGGTAGCGGTCTGAGCCCCTTTGCCCCTGGCACTGCAGGCACCCTATGGGCATGGGCCGCATTCTTAATCGCAGAGAATTTCCTTACCTTATCAGCATTCCTTTGGATTATTGGTGGCGGAATGCTATTGGGTTGTTGGATCTGCGGTCACGTTAGCGAAGAGTTGGGTAAGAAAGATTTTGGGGGCATTGTTTGGGATGAGATGGTTGCCTTTTGGCTTGTGTTGATATTGATCACTCCCTCCAGCATCTGGGTGCAAATGATTGCGTTTGTTCTCTTTCGATTTTTTGATGCTGCCAAACCCGGTCCAATTGGCGTGATCGATCGTCACTTTAAGCATCTGGAAAACTCAGATGCGCCATCGAGCACAATGCAGCTACTTTGGCGTGGATTTGGAATTATGGTTGATGATCTTGCAGCTGCCTTATTCACACTCCTGTTAATTGCGCTAATGCAAGTCCTCGCTCTTTATATGGGCTGGATCTGA
- the thiL gene encoding thiamine-phosphate kinase — translation MHSQSSPLGEFDLIERFFKTGGGSNSTLSLGIGDDCALIKPLAGEEIAITSDMLVEGRHFFAGADPEQLGRKALAVNLSDLAAMGAKPLGFTLAIALPKVDAQWLEGFSRGLFAVANHFDCPLIGGDTTAGPLTISITAMGSIPHGEAIRRSGAKVGDDVWVSGTVGDARLALAALRHEITLPESDLKTIEHRMHQPTPRIELGMQLRGIANAALDISDGLLGDLKHILKQSHVDAEILLDLLPKSETLGRQNQEVQNQFAASGGDDYELCFTAPSSQRDAILNIGKALNLSITRIGQITPMINSASEVRLIGPDGKILDNPQTVTLLKSFDHFSI, via the coding sequence ATGCATTCTCAATCTAGCCCTTTAGGTGAATTTGACCTGATCGAACGTTTTTTTAAAACGGGTGGCGGTTCGAATTCAACCCTGAGCTTGGGCATTGGTGATGACTGCGCCCTCATCAAACCCCTAGCAGGCGAAGAAATAGCGATTACCAGCGATATGCTGGTGGAAGGTAGGCATTTTTTTGCTGGTGCCGACCCTGAACAATTGGGCCGTAAGGCCCTTGCAGTCAACCTTTCTGACCTAGCAGCCATGGGAGCTAAGCCACTCGGATTTACATTGGCAATTGCGCTACCCAAAGTCGATGCACAATGGTTGGAAGGCTTTTCCAGGGGCTTATTTGCAGTCGCCAATCACTTTGATTGCCCATTAATTGGTGGGGACACTACGGCAGGCCCACTCACCATCTCGATTACTGCAATGGGAAGCATTCCTCATGGAGAGGCTATTCGCAGGTCAGGGGCAAAGGTTGGGGATGATGTTTGGGTTTCTGGAACGGTGGGCGACGCACGTCTTGCTCTTGCTGCACTGCGTCATGAAATTACACTGCCCGAAAGCGATCTAAAAACAATTGAGCACCGCATGCACCAACCCACTCCCAGGATTGAACTGGGCATGCAATTAAGAGGTATTGCCAATGCAGCCTTAGATATTTCTGATGGCTTACTCGGTGATCTCAAGCATATCTTGAAACAGTCTCATGTCGATGCCGAAATCCTTTTAGATCTACTTCCAAAATCTGAAACGCTTGGAAGGCAAAACCAAGAAGTACAAAATCAATTTGCTGCTAGCGGTGGAGATGATTATGAGTTGTGTTTCACAGCGCCAAGCTCGCAGCGTGATGCCATTCTGAATATCGGCAAAGCACTCAACTTATCTATTACTCGTATTGGCCAAATTACACCGATGATCAATAGCGCGTCAGAGGTTCGCCTAATTGGTCCAGATGGGAAGATTCTTGATAATCCCCAGACTGTAACTTTACTTAAATCTTTTGATCATTTCTCAATATGA
- a CDS encoding NADP-dependent malic enzyme: MSKENNKEQQIAALREAALQYHEFPVPGKIEIAPTKQLTNQRDLALAYTPGVAAPCEEIVKDPANAFKYTARGNLVGVITNGTAVLGLGNIGPLASKPVMEGKAVLFKKFAGIDVFDIEVNENDPDKLVEIIAALEPTFGGINLEDIKAPDCFVVERKLQARMKIPVFHDDQHGTAIVVAAAILNGLKVVGKEVNEVKLVTSGAGAAALACLDLLVDLGIPRKNIWVTDLAGVAYKGRKELMDPEKEPFCQETDLRTLDDVIAGADIFLGLSAGGVLKQEMVKKMADKPLIYALANPTPEILPEEVKAVRPDAVMATGRTDYPNQVNNVLCFPFIFRGALDVGATTITRGMEVAAVKAVAELAQAEQSEVVTSVYGIENLSFGPEYLIPKPFDPRLITVIAPAVAKAAMDDGVASRPIKDFDAYRNQLQQFVYHSGTLMKPLFSIAKRVPANQKRIVFAEGEDERVLRAVQIILDEHLATPILIGRPAVIEHRLEKFGLRMKPGEDFEIVNPENDSRFRDFWQTYLTLTERKGVTQSFAKLEVRRRNSLIGSLLIQKGMADGMISGTVGNIATHLKYVDEVIGHEPGANVYGAMSGLILPGRQVFLVDTHINIDPSAQQLSDLTLMAASEMRKLGLVPKVALLSHSNFGSSNAPSAVKMREVLALLQKADPTLEVDGEMHGDSALDASIREGAVSSSSLKGDANLLVLPNIDAANISYNLLKTAAGNGIAIGPLLLGVAKPIHILTPAATVRRIVNVTTLAVVEAASNARGIS; encoded by the coding sequence ATGAGCAAAGAAAATAACAAAGAACAACAAATTGCAGCCTTAAGAGAGGCTGCACTTCAGTACCACGAGTTTCCAGTCCCTGGAAAGATTGAGATTGCTCCTACTAAGCAGCTGACGAATCAACGTGATTTAGCGCTTGCTTACACGCCTGGTGTTGCTGCCCCCTGTGAGGAGATTGTTAAAGATCCAGCTAACGCATTTAAATACACCGCGCGCGGAAATTTAGTTGGTGTGATTACGAACGGCACTGCAGTTTTAGGTCTAGGAAATATTGGACCATTGGCAAGTAAGCCGGTGATGGAAGGTAAAGCGGTCCTGTTCAAGAAATTTGCCGGCATTGATGTCTTCGATATTGAGGTCAATGAAAATGATCCTGATAAGTTAGTAGAAATTATTGCTGCACTTGAGCCTACTTTTGGCGGTATTAACTTAGAAGATATCAAAGCACCAGATTGCTTTGTTGTAGAGCGTAAGTTGCAAGCTCGTATGAAGATTCCAGTCTTTCATGACGATCAGCACGGTACTGCGATTGTCGTTGCAGCCGCCATCCTCAATGGCTTGAAGGTGGTAGGTAAAGAAGTAAACGAAGTGAAGCTAGTGACCTCTGGAGCTGGTGCAGCAGCATTAGCTTGCTTAGATCTTTTAGTTGATCTTGGTATTCCCCGTAAAAATATTTGGGTAACTGACCTAGCGGGCGTGGCTTACAAAGGTCGTAAAGAATTGATGGATCCCGAGAAGGAGCCTTTTTGCCAAGAAACCGATTTGCGCACTTTAGATGATGTCATTGCTGGTGCAGATATTTTCTTGGGCCTTTCTGCTGGTGGCGTATTGAAGCAAGAGATGGTGAAGAAGATGGCGGATAAGCCATTGATCTATGCCTTGGCAAATCCAACCCCAGAAATCTTGCCTGAAGAAGTTAAAGCAGTTCGTCCAGATGCTGTGATGGCTACTGGTCGTACAGACTATCCAAACCAAGTCAATAACGTTTTGTGCTTTCCATTTATTTTCCGTGGCGCACTAGACGTTGGCGCAACAACAATCACACGCGGTATGGAAGTGGCTGCTGTGAAAGCCGTTGCAGAGCTGGCGCAAGCTGAGCAGAGTGAAGTAGTGACTTCGGTTTATGGCATTGAGAATTTGTCTTTTGGTCCAGAGTATTTAATTCCTAAGCCATTTGATCCGCGCTTAATCACAGTAATCGCGCCAGCAGTTGCTAAAGCAGCGATGGATGATGGTGTTGCCTCTCGCCCAATCAAAGATTTCGATGCATATCGTAATCAGTTGCAGCAATTTGTTTACCACTCCGGCACTCTCATGAAGCCGCTCTTCAGTATTGCGAAGCGAGTTCCAGCCAATCAAAAACGTATTGTTTTTGCTGAGGGCGAAGATGAGCGCGTATTACGTGCTGTACAAATCATTCTTGATGAGCACCTGGCAACCCCAATTCTCATTGGTCGTCCTGCTGTGATCGAACATCGTCTTGAGAAGTTCGGTTTACGCATGAAACCCGGTGAAGACTTTGAAATCGTTAATCCGGAGAATGATTCCCGCTTCCGTGATTTCTGGCAAACCTACCTCACTCTGACTGAGCGCAAGGGCGTTACACAGTCCTTTGCGAAGTTAGAAGTACGTCGCCGCAATAGTTTGATCGGTAGCCTGCTGATTCAGAAGGGTATGGCTGATGGCATGATCTCGGGCACCGTGGGTAATATTGCAACTCATTTGAAGTATGTTGATGAAGTCATTGGACATGAGCCAGGGGCTAATGTTTATGGTGCAATGTCTGGCTTGATTCTTCCAGGCCGCCAAGTTTTCTTGGTTGATACCCATATCAATATCGATCCAAGCGCCCAACAGTTATCTGATTTAACGTTGATGGCCGCTAGTGAAATGCGTAAATTAGGATTGGTTCCTAAGGTTGCACTGCTATCGCACTCCAATTTTGGTTCGAGCAACGCGCCATCTGCCGTGAAGATGCGAGAAGTATTGGCTTTGCTCCAAAAAGCAGACCCAACTCTCGAAGTCGATGGCGAAATGCATGGCGATAGCGCTCTTGATGCAAGCATTCGTGAAGGCGCTGTGTCATCTTCATCATTAAAAGGTGATGCCAATCTTTTGGTATTGCCAAATATTGATGCCGCAAATATTTCTTACAATTTGCTAAAAACCGCTGCCGGTAACGGTATTGCCATTGGACCTCTCTTGTTGGGAGTGGCTAAGCCAATTCACATCCTCACACCAGCTGCTACCGTTCGCCGTATTGTCAATGTGACAACCTTGGCTGTTGTAGAGGCCGCTAGCAATGCAAGAGGTATTTCCTAA